Within the Bacteroidota bacterium genome, the region ATTGTATAGCCCCTGAAATCAGCATAAAGGTTAAGGCGAAGGGCTTCCGTGGTGTTCATATTGATCTCACCCCGTAATCTGAAGATATTCGCGTTATCGTAGATGACAGTAAAGGTGTTCCCAAGTTTGTTGGCGGTGTCGTTGACAAAAAGCGGCAGATCGTTAACGGTTGTATTATCCGCCATAATATTGAAATTGAGCTTTTCCGAGATGTTTCCTCTGATCCCGCCTGAAATCCTGAATTTTTCATTCATATATCCGAGAGGGATAATCGGCAGCACATAAGGGTTTTCCTGGCTTAAATCCTTATAGGATACCCTTTGTATGCTTCCGTCGATGCCGGCATAAAGGGTAAGAGCATCCTCAATAAGATCGGCTTCCACTTTTATTATGGGGTGAAAATAAAAATCTGCTGCGGAATCCGTCCTGAATGTCAGGTCGGCACCTACATAAAACCGGTATTGCCTGAAATCAGTACTCAGGTAGGGCCTGACCTTGATAAGTCCTCCTGTGTATGAGGAAACGCTGTCGTCGTTCAGGTAATAATCCACTTTAAGATCCAGTCCGGCGGTTTGGTACTCGGTTACATCGAACCATTCGAAACGTTTGCTTATGCCGGCAGTGAACAGGATATTTTGCTCTGAGGTATTCCAGTTATCAGTGAGATAGTTGTATTTGATCGTAGTAAAGTGATTGAAAGCGTCCTCATCGGTTTTTGTGCTGCGGAAATAAGCATTAAAGCCGATATTCTGAAAACGGTGTTTGATATCGTCTTTGGAAAGATCTATGCTGTCAAATTCGGCAGGTTTATATCCGTACCAGTGATATACATCCCTGTCGTAACTGAATTCACCGCCCAAAACATGGTTGTCAAAATATTTCCTGCCAAAAACAACGGCTTTATTTCTGCTGTATGCGCTATTGGCGTAGTCTTTTATTGTTCCGGATGATGAGATGTGTTTCAGGTGAACCCCAAGGGCATGTTCTTCCGATTGCCTGCTGTTGGCGAAAAACTCAAAATACGGAGTGGTGTAGTTGCCAAAACCTGCTCTCAGAAAATTTCTTTTCAGGTTTTTATATCTTTCCAGCGGTTTATGGGTTGCATCCACCGGCTCGGGTGTGATAAATGTTTCTGCCCTGACCGGCAGGATAGAGTATTGCATTTCAGGCATCCTGGATTCTTCCGTTTGTATCTCCGGATTAACGTTGATCTTGGAAGCATCCGAAATAGTTGGCTTATATGGTGCAATGATAGTCACCTCTTCGTTTCTTCCCTGTGAATAAACTGTTTCGGCCAGGATGAAAGGAACGGCCATAATCAGAATAACTAAGATTATGGTCTTTTGGCTTGCCGCTGATATATGCATATACATACTGTTTATCTGTTTTGGGATGGTTCTTCCTGTAAAATCCTGAGTTTTTCCTGTGCAATTTCCCCGAGCTCAGGACCCTGGTAATTGTCGATGATACTCTGCAATGTTTGCCTGGCCTGAAAGACATTATCAAGTTTCACGTAAACATCGGCCAGAAGGATAAATCCTTTGGCAACCCAATAATCATAGGCTCCGTATTTTTCGGCAAGCTGGAATATCAGTTCTTCCGCTTCCATGTACTTTCCGGTGGTGAAGGCAATAAGAGCGAGATGATACTTTGCTTCTGCCCCCAGCTCTGAACCTGTTAGCTTTTCAGTGATGGAATATTCATTTTGCGCCATGTTCAGGTCGTTCAGCTTGAAATAGCTTCTGGCCAGGGTGATGTGTGCTTCCTGTATCAGTTCATTGGAGACCGTTTCTGTTTTTAACAGGTTCATGGCTGCCTCAACAGCTTCGTTATATCTCTCAAGTGTGTAATACAGTCGCATTTGCCCTGCGTAGGCTTCCAGGATATTGTTTTTGTTTTCGGCAACATCTTTGAGAGCTATATACTGCTCCAAGGCACGTTCATGATTGTTTTTGCTGTAATTAAACCTGGCGGCATACGCAAGTGCATTTTCCGTGAACCGGCTTCGGGGCAATTGCGTAACCTGTTCAAAGGCTGCAAAGGCTTCATCTTCATTTCCTGCCTTTTTCAGACATTCTCCCATGTAATAATTGGCATTGGGTGCAAAATAGCCATCGGGAAATCGCTGAAGATAGCTTGCGAAAGCTTTAATGGCATCGTCGCAGCGATTATCCATGTAAATATTTTCCGCAGCGATATAGGTGATGGAATCCTGCTCGGTTACAGTCACAGAAGCGAACGACAAGCTGTTGGCAAATGCATAGTATTCATCCACTCTGTTCATATCGATGTACACGTTACGCAAGCTGTTCAATGCTTCCCTGGCTTCCGCCGTACCGGGGTAATCATGAATTACCTGCTTGAAAACCCGGATGGCATCCTGGTTGCGGTCCTGATTGTAATAAATGAGCCCTGTTTTAAGCAAACCCGCTGTGGCAAGACTGCTTCTGGGATGATCCTTCACCAGTTTGTCGTAATACTGCAATGCCTTTTGGTTATTGTTGGTAATGAGATAAGTATTTGCGATTTCAAAAGTAGCATCGTCAGCCAGAGTTGAATTAGGATGCAGATTTATGATGATTGCCAGTGTGTTTATCTTGTCGTTGAATTTTCCAAGGGCTCCCAGCGCTGTTGCTTTTTGGTTTAACGCATAATCGGAGTCAACCTTATTTATTCGCAGAGCCTTGTCGTAATATGTGATGGCACGGGAATAGTCTTTGCTGATAAAATAGCAATCACCCAGGCGGACCAGTGCATCGTTCACCATCTTTGATCCGACAGATTCGCCTGTTTCACGTATAAAGTTCCCGAACCATTCAACAGCGCCGGCATAATCATCGCGTTTAAAATACACATATCCAAGGTTATACATGGCGGTGGCTTTATATTCCGATTGTCTGGAAGCGCTCGTGTTCAGGAATTGCTTGTAATATTTCATCGCACCCCAATAGTTTTCCATTCTGTAAAATGACTCACCGATCCAGAAATCGGCTTCGGCCACCATTACCGGATCCTTTGAGTTTTCTGCGGATTTCTTGAACAGATTGATGGCTTCCTGGAAGTCGTTCTGGTTGAATAATTCTATGCCTCTGTAATATAATATCTTGCGGTACGCGATATTGAGGTTTTCATCACGATACGGGATCTTCTCGATCGATTCGAGGGCATTTTTATAATTACGCGTTGACAAGTAAAGGTTGGCGAGATATTTATAAGCTTCCGCACGCCGTGGTGACTCCGGGTAATCGTTAAGATAGGCTTCAAGGTTTTTTATGGCCGTGTTGTATGGATCTTTACTTATTTCCATGCTTAGTTTGATGAAGTTGAACAGCGCATCTTCCTGGATATTTTTGTCGAAATCCATTTTGCTGGCCGATGCAAAGGCGCTGGAAGCAAATTGCTTCTGGTTGTCTTGCAGGTAACAATAACCCAGGAGGTAATAAGCGTTCTGGGAAAGCGCATCTTCTTCTGTGGCAACAAGTTGCAGGAAGTTTGAGGCTTCACGGTACATTTTTAGTTCGAAATAAGTGAAGGCCATCTCGTAATTATCTTCCCGGCTCATGCTCCTTCGGGCTGTCCGGCTGTATAATTCGAGATACGGGAGGGCTTCGGCGTAGTTTCGTTGCTGGTAATAGGCATCTCCAATTAGGTGGGACAGTTCGGCTTTGTCGCGGCTGGAGGCGGATTCGTACATAGGAACCCCTTCCTCAATAACCTTGTTGTAATTTCCTTGTTGATGGTAAATATGGACCAGGTATAAGGGTATTGTCTTTTTGAAAATCCTGTCGTTCTTAATCTTTTCGAAATATATCAGGGCTGTGTTGTAATCGCCTTCCAGATAGGCAATATGGGCATAATAGTAAATTGCAGAGTTTTGGTAAGGATTGTCGCGGTCGAGCAGCTTGCGGAATTCAATTTTGGCCCTTTCATAGTTCTTTTGCCTGTAATAGCAGAAGCCTGTTTTGAAAAAGTATTCCAGCTTTTCATCCATGCTCAGGCTGAACTGGTCGGTTTCCTTGAAAGCATTAAGGGCTCCGCCGTAATCCCCGGTCTTGAACAGATATCTGCCAAGCTGAAAGTACGCCAGTTGCGTATTGCTGTTTTCAGGATGATTTTTTATAAAATTAAGGATTTTATATTCCGCATCGTTGTTTTCCAGTTCCATGGCGCAGGCTGCGTCATAATAACTGGCATTGACCCTGAGCAGGTCGTTCGGGTCAGAAACAGATTGGATCACATTACGGAACTGCTCCTGTGCAGCACCGTATTTTTCCTGAATGTAGAGTTCCATCCCAAGTTCATAGCTGGCCTGGGGTTCGTCATAAACTGCCGTTTGCTGGGCTATGAGGTTGTTCGACAGAGAAAAACCAATAAATATCACAGCCACAATAATATAAAAGCCTTTATACATGCCTGATAATTTGGATGAGGAACAAAATTAAAAATTTGTGTAAGCTTTCTTCAACA harbors:
- a CDS encoding tetratricopeptide repeat protein — its product is MYKGFYIIVAVIFIGFSLSNNLIAQQTAVYDEPQASYELGMELYIQEKYGAAQEQFRNVIQSVSDPNDLLRVNASYYDAACAMELENNDAEYKILNFIKNHPENSNTQLAYFQLGRYLFKTGDYGGALNAFKETDQFSLSMDEKLEYFFKTGFCYYRQKNYERAKIEFRKLLDRDNPYQNSAIYYYAHIAYLEGDYNTALIYFEKIKNDRIFKKTIPLYLVHIYHQQGNYNKVIEEGVPMYESASSRDKAELSHLIGDAYYQQRNYAEALPYLELYSRTARRSMSREDNYEMAFTYFELKMYREASNFLQLVATEEDALSQNAYYLLGYCYLQDNQKQFASSAFASASKMDFDKNIQEDALFNFIKLSMEISKDPYNTAIKNLEAYLNDYPESPRRAEAYKYLANLYLSTRNYKNALESIEKIPYRDENLNIAYRKILYYRGIELFNQNDFQEAINLFKKSAENSKDPVMVAEADFWIGESFYRMENYWGAMKYYKQFLNTSASRQSEYKATAMYNLGYVYFKRDDYAGAVEWFGNFIRETGESVGSKMVNDALVRLGDCYFISKDYSRAITYYDKALRINKVDSDYALNQKATALGALGKFNDKINTLAIIINLHPNSTLADDATFEIANTYLITNNNQKALQYYDKLVKDHPRSSLATAGLLKTGLIYYNQDRNQDAIRVFKQVIHDYPGTAEAREALNSLRNVYIDMNRVDEYYAFANSLSFASVTVTEQDSITYIAAENIYMDNRCDDAIKAFASYLQRFPDGYFAPNANYYMGECLKKAGNEDEAFAAFEQVTQLPRSRFTENALAYAARFNYSKNNHERALEQYIALKDVAENKNNILEAYAGQMRLYYTLERYNEAVEAAMNLLKTETVSNELIQEAHITLARSYFKLNDLNMAQNEYSITEKLTGSELGAEAKYHLALIAFTTGKYMEAEELIFQLAEKYGAYDYWVAKGFILLADVYVKLDNVFQARQTLQSIIDNYQGPELGEIAQEKLRILQEEPSQNR